A single genomic interval of Desulfovibrio sp. harbors:
- a CDS encoding response regulator, with translation MSDKVLFVDDEQLVLDSFRRTLHAKYSVFTAVGPEAGLEMLQSGGPFAVVVSDLKMPGMDGFEFLAKVREQAPDTVCIMLTGFADLEAAVKAVDAGNIFQLLTKPCPTETLAASIDAGIKQYRMVISERELLQGTLTGTIRVLTEALSVANPFAFGREQRIKALVAGMAEILNKEVSWELDLAAMLSQIGCMGLPPKVLEDLAAGVDLSKDAQALYESHPAIGAGLLKAIPRMEPVAAMVAEQSMDLHPLQPEGARFLKAAADYDLLTSKGLLPHEAYSKMLGYKSSYEPAILEALGKLIARQSGFERKYVNISDLNATMTLEEDIVTREGLLLMSKSGELNNTVIQRLLKAGATLNIVEPVAVRFPGQSQ, from the coding sequence ATGTCCGACAAAGTGCTTTTTGTAGATGACGAACAGCTCGTTCTGGACTCCTTCCGGCGCACCCTGCACGCCAAGTACTCCGTATTCACCGCAGTGGGCCCGGAGGCCGGACTTGAGATGCTACAGTCCGGCGGCCCGTTCGCGGTGGTGGTGTCCGACCTCAAGATGCCCGGCATGGACGGCTTCGAATTCCTGGCCAAGGTGCGTGAGCAGGCCCCGGACACGGTGTGCATCATGCTCACCGGATTCGCCGACCTGGAAGCAGCGGTCAAGGCGGTGGACGCCGGGAACATCTTCCAGCTGTTGACAAAGCCCTGCCCCACCGAAACCCTGGCCGCGTCCATCGATGCGGGCATCAAACAGTACCGCATGGTCATATCGGAACGGGAGCTTTTGCAGGGCACGCTGACAGGAACCATCCGCGTGCTCACCGAGGCGTTAAGCGTGGCCAATCCCTTCGCCTTCGGGCGCGAGCAGCGCATCAAGGCCCTGGTGGCGGGCATGGCGGAGATCCTAAACAAAGAGGTGTCCTGGGAGCTCGATCTGGCGGCCATGCTGTCCCAAATCGGGTGCATGGGCCTCCCGCCCAAGGTCCTGGAAGACCTGGCCGCGGGCGTGGACCTCTCCAAGGACGCGCAGGCCCTCTACGAATCCCATCCCGCCATCGGCGCGGGCCTTTTGAAGGCCATCCCGCGCATGGAGCCAGTGGCGGCCATGGTGGCCGAGCAGAGCATGGACCTTCATCCGCTCCAGCCCGAAGGGGCCAGGTTTCTCAAGGCCGCCGCCGACTATGACCTTTTGACCAGCAAGGGGCTTTTGCCCCACGAAGCCTACAGCAAGATGCTCGGCTACAAGTCAAGCTACGAACCGGCGATTCTGGAAGCTTTGGGCAAGCTTATCGCCAGGCAGAGCGGCTTCGAGCGCAAATACGTGAACATAAGCGACTTAAACGCCACAATGACCCTGGAGGAAGACATCGTCACCCGGGAGGGACTTCTGCTCATGTCCAAAAGCGGCGAGTTAAACAACACCGTCATACAGCGCCTCTTGAAGGCCGGGGCCACCCTGAACATCGTGGAGCCCGTGGCGGTCAGATTTCCGGGACAGAGCCAATAA
- a CDS encoding cytochrome b/b6 domain-containing protein, with protein sequence MNIRRFTFTQRVFHALMAFCFMAQSVTGFARLYGESVWGERLAGLFGGQAGVLAAHKAGGLFMVALLLAHVVHVLFTSPRGLVPGPDSMMPRLRDVSDFFKHVGWMLGLNKHPSLDRWAYWEKFDYWAVFWGVAIIGGSGLLLVNPVASARFVPGWWLNIALALHHDEAFLAMGYIFLIHFTVAHMRRSRFPMDMAMVSGSMPMEEIRHERGDWEARLSASGGAAVAPPALPPAGRGLALCVGWAVVLCGWLLALWGLGEVVRHGL encoded by the coding sequence ATGAACATCCGGCGATTCACATTCACCCAGAGGGTCTTCCACGCTTTAATGGCCTTTTGCTTCATGGCGCAGTCCGTCACTGGCTTCGCAAGGCTTTACGGCGAGAGCGTCTGGGGCGAGCGCCTGGCCGGGCTCTTCGGCGGTCAGGCCGGGGTTCTGGCCGCGCACAAGGCCGGCGGACTCTTCATGGTGGCCCTCCTCTTGGCCCACGTCGTCCATGTGCTGTTTACTTCGCCGCGCGGGCTCGTTCCCGGGCCGGATTCCATGATGCCCCGCCTGCGCGACGTCTCGGACTTCTTCAAACACGTGGGCTGGATGCTCGGGCTCAACAAGCACCCGAGCCTGGACCGCTGGGCCTATTGGGAGAAGTTCGACTACTGGGCGGTGTTCTGGGGCGTTGCCATCATCGGCGGGAGCGGGCTTCTGCTGGTGAACCCGGTGGCCTCCGCCCGCTTTGTGCCTGGCTGGTGGCTGAACATCGCCCTGGCCCTGCACCACGACGAGGCGTTTCTGGCCATGGGCTACATCTTCCTGATCCACTTCACGGTGGCCCACATGCGCCGGTCGCGCTTTCCCATGGACATGGCCATGGTGAGCGGGAGCATGCCCATGGAGGAAATCCGCCATGAGCGCGGGGACTGGGAGGCGAGGCTTTCGGCTTCAGGCGGCGCAGCCGTGGCCCCCCCCGCCCTCCCCCCTGCCGGGCGCGGGCTGGCCCTGTGCGTCGGCTGGGCCGTGGTGCTGTGCGGCTGGCTCCTGGCCCTGTGGGGGCTTGGCGAGGTGGTGCGGCACGGATTGTAG
- a CDS encoding ADP-ribosylglycohydrolase family protein — translation MPGRDIRDRAQGAIMGAFVGDALGLGPHWYYDIGELRSDYGDWITGYTDPKPGRYHDGMKAGQLSQAGFILKLMVSSLVSRGGYDRADFCRRLDQELFPLLDGTPVSGPGNYTSQSIREAYRLRVVQNLSWDETGGPADTTEGIERALAIAVRYATEPAKLASHVADNVVLTQADDLVVSLSVAFCSVLGLLVRGEKLDGQLSGKLMRLVKDGQLPFHAVTRDNLQPPRPGDPDPPRAGRFASPDALLSPSYMAAAAVDPDIRIEPAWKVSLVYGMPCAIYHQLPAAYYLAARFGDDFEAAVLHSVNGGGQNQARTILSGALSGAQTGLSGIPRRFIDGLEEGGMLMELAQDLASQVGTQ, via the coding sequence ATGCCAGGTAGAGACATCCGCGACCGCGCCCAGGGGGCCATCATGGGGGCCTTCGTGGGCGACGCCCTTGGCCTCGGGCCCCATTGGTACTACGACATAGGCGAGCTTCGCAGCGACTACGGCGACTGGATAACCGGCTACACCGACCCCAAACCCGGCCGCTACCACGACGGCATGAAGGCCGGCCAGCTCTCCCAGGCCGGGTTCATCTTAAAGCTCATGGTGTCGTCCCTGGTGTCGCGCGGGGGCTACGACAGGGCGGACTTCTGCCGCCGCCTGGACCAGGAACTGTTCCCGCTTCTCGACGGAACCCCTGTAAGCGGCCCCGGCAACTACACCAGCCAGTCCATCCGGGAGGCCTACCGGCTCCGGGTGGTCCAAAACCTGTCCTGGGATGAGACGGGCGGCCCGGCCGACACCACCGAGGGCATCGAGCGCGCCCTGGCCATCGCCGTGCGGTACGCCACAGAGCCAGCCAAACTCGCCTCCCACGTGGCGGACAACGTGGTGCTGACCCAGGCCGACGACCTGGTGGTCTCGCTTTCCGTGGCCTTCTGCTCGGTGCTGGGGCTCTTGGTTCGAGGCGAAAAGCTCGACGGCCAGCTCTCGGGCAAGCTCATGCGCCTGGTGAAGGACGGCCAGCTGCCCTTTCACGCCGTAACCCGCGACAACCTGCAACCGCCGCGCCCCGGCGACCCCGATCCGCCCAGGGCCGGGCGCTTCGCCTCCCCGGACGCGCTCCTGTCGCCGTCCTACATGGCTGCCGCAGCCGTTGACCCGGACATCCGCATCGAACCTGCCTGGAAGGTCTCGCTTGTGTACGGCATGCCCTGCGCCATCTACCATCAGCTCCCCGCCGCCTACTATCTGGCGGCCCGCTTCGGCGATGATTTCGAGGCGGCTGTGCTTCACAGCGTGAACGGCGGGGGCCAGAACCAGGCCCGCACCATCCTGTCCGGGGCCCTGTCGGGCGCCCAGACAGGCTTGTCCGGCATTCCAAGGCGCTTTATCGATGGGCTCGAAGAGGGCGGAATGCTTATGGAACTGGCGCAAGATCTGGCATCGCAGGTTGGTACGCAGTGA
- a CDS encoding ammonia-forming cytochrome c nitrite reductase subunit c552, producing the protein MKRASLFLGLLAVLALTACGGGGGEKVNVAEVTSKPKAYVGSERCKSCHLEHFDSWMMTLHSRMLGDARKDKDVIIADLDPATIRADLAKLQNLKVKPEEFYIPKPEEVLYTIGSQWKQRYIVEKNGMLVIAPIQYNSDTGRWVNYNEATWDKSSWILKCGGCHATGVDLQKNTFEPSVGCEACHGPGSWHAALPKAQVFDKRTTIVNPAKLTSGVATQICGSCHNRGKSTKNDKAEWPVGYLPGKALETYFKSTSFAAGDAQHLYGNELSKAHHQQYIDWKQSKHFVEGVSCTSCHYVHELGIGKTRFQTRESGSKQCLSCHPRTASNQAHAIHSFGNCVGCHMPRVVKSAETGDLHSHVFKALLPKETLKDPKIPNSCVTCHHHAKDDLATLQKKYDALAQLPKPQGKVIDSVDMIKAGN; encoded by the coding sequence ATGAAACGGGCATCCCTGTTCCTGGGCTTACTGGCGGTACTGGCTCTGACGGCCTGCGGCGGTGGTGGAGGGGAAAAGGTCAACGTGGCGGAGGTCACGTCCAAGCCCAAGGCATATGTCGGTTCCGAGCGTTGCAAATCCTGCCATCTTGAACACTTCGACTCCTGGATGATGACCCTGCACAGCCGGATGCTGGGAGACGCCCGCAAGGACAAGGACGTCATCATAGCCGACCTGGACCCAGCTACTATCAGGGCCGACCTGGCCAAGCTCCAGAACCTCAAGGTAAAACCCGAGGAATTCTACATCCCCAAGCCCGAAGAGGTGCTCTACACCATCGGCAGCCAGTGGAAGCAGCGCTACATCGTTGAGAAGAACGGCATGCTGGTGATAGCGCCCATCCAGTACAACTCCGACACCGGACGCTGGGTGAACTACAACGAGGCCACCTGGGACAAGAGCTCCTGGATACTCAAGTGCGGCGGCTGCCACGCCACCGGCGTGGACCTTCAGAAGAACACCTTCGAGCCGAGCGTGGGCTGCGAGGCCTGCCACGGACCAGGCTCCTGGCATGCGGCACTGCCCAAGGCCCAGGTGTTCGACAAGCGCACCACCATCGTCAACCCGGCCAAGCTCACCAGCGGCGTGGCCACCCAGATATGCGGCTCCTGCCACAACCGGGGCAAGTCCACCAAGAACGACAAGGCCGAGTGGCCGGTGGGCTACCTGCCGGGCAAGGCCCTGGAAACCTATTTCAAGTCCACATCCTTCGCCGCTGGCGACGCCCAGCACCTCTACGGCAACGAACTCTCCAAGGCCCACCACCAGCAGTACATCGACTGGAAGCAGTCCAAGCACTTCGTGGAAGGCGTGAGCTGCACGTCCTGCCACTACGTGCACGAACTGGGCATCGGCAAGACCCGCTTCCAGACCCGCGAGTCCGGGTCCAAGCAGTGTCTGTCCTGCCATCCCAGAACTGCCTCCAACCAGGCCCACGCCATCCACTCCTTCGGCAACTGCGTGGGATGCCACATGCCGCGGGTGGTGAAGAGCGCCGAGACCGGCGACCTGCACAGCCACGTGTTCAAGGCGCTCCTGCCCAAGGAAACCCTGAAGGATCCCAAGATCCCCAACTCCTGCGTGACCTGCCATCATCACGCCAAGGACGACCTGGCCACGCTCCAGAAGAAGTACGACGCCCTGGCCCAGCTGCCAAAGCCCCAGGGCAAGGTGATCGACAGCGTGGACATGATAAAGGCCGGCAACTGA
- a CDS encoding winged helix-turn-helix transcriptional regulator, with product MKSIALLFKALTDETRLRIVNLLSQGELCVCDLTHALNMPQSTVSRHLATLKNAGVVTDRRCRTWAYYRLSDAVEPFAREVLQLLAKHMGGIEEALADSAALKGFRLSPDRNCEQAPKRGAKQ from the coding sequence ATGAAGTCCATCGCCCTCCTCTTCAAGGCCCTCACCGACGAGACCCGACTGCGTATAGTGAACCTTCTTTCCCAGGGCGAGTTGTGCGTCTGCGACCTGACCCACGCCCTGAACATGCCCCAGTCCACGGTGTCTCGCCACCTGGCCACCCTCAAGAACGCCGGAGTGGTTACGGACCGGCGGTGCAGGACCTGGGCGTACTACCGGCTTTCGGACGCGGTCGAGCCTTTCGCGCGCGAGGTCCTGCAACTCCTGGCCAAACACATGGGCGGCATCGAAGAGGCGCTCGCGGACAGCGCCGCGCTGAAGGGGTTTCGCTTGAGCCCGGACAGAAACTGCGAACAGGCGCCGAAACGCGGTGCAAAACAGTGA